From the genome of Colwellia psychrerythraea 34H, one region includes:
- a CDS encoding GbsR/MarR family transcriptional regulator has translation MILTSKIESFVMHCGEMGSRWGFNRTVGQMYGLLIIHQEPLTAVDISEALNISRGNVSMGIKELQSWRLVQVQHKPKDRKEYYSPAGTIWEMATRVFEERRKREIDPTLSLLRDNLLDEPANQKEVYAQEKMHEIHDLLETVTHWAGELQSMSPEKLNTLMKLGAGVSKVINLKDKLINKS, from the coding sequence TTGTAATGCATTGTGGCGAAATGGGCAGCCGTTGGGGCTTTAACCGTACTGTCGGTCAAATGTATGGCTTGCTTATTATTCATCAAGAGCCATTAACCGCTGTAGATATTTCTGAAGCACTTAATATATCTCGCGGCAATGTCAGCATGGGAATCAAAGAACTGCAATCATGGCGTTTAGTGCAAGTTCAGCATAAGCCTAAAGATAGAAAAGAGTATTACTCTCCAGCAGGAACAATTTGGGAGATGGCTACCCGAGTATTTGAAGAACGTCGTAAACGCGAAATTGACCCTACCCTTTCACTCTTACGCGATAATTTATTGGATGAGCCTGCCAATCAAAAAGAAGTGTACGCACAAGAGAAGATGCATGAAATTCATGACTTACTAGAGACCGTCACCCATTGGGCTGGTGAGTTACAAAGCATGAGTCCAGAGAAGCTTAATACCCTGATGAAATTAGGTGCTGGGGTAAGTAAAGTCATCAACCTTAAAGACAAATTAATTAATAAAAGTTAA
- the gcvT gene encoding glycine cleavage system aminomethyltransferase GcvT: MTESNQELLKTPCYDLHIEAGGKMVPFAGYDMPVQYEMGVKKEHLHTRAQAGLFDVSHMGQLKLVGKNAAAALETLVPVDIIDLPQGKQRYALFTNDQGGLLDDLMVSNFGDHLFVVVNAACKAQDIAHMQKHLPADVEIEILEGRALLALQGPKAGEVLKRLLPESADMVFMDSRVVDFAGAQCIIGRAGYTGEDGFEISIPGEHAERITRLMLAEEEIEWIGLGARDSLRLESGLCLYGHDIDQTTTPVEASLLWAISKIRRTDGARAGGFPGADIILDQIATKDVARKRIGMVGLGKAPVREGIKLFNAQGDEIGVVTSGTAGPTKGSPIAMGYVQTQYAVLDTEIFAEVRGKKLPMLIQKMPFVEQRYFRG; this comes from the coding sequence ATGACTGAATCAAATCAAGAACTGCTCAAAACTCCATGTTATGACCTTCATATTGAAGCTGGTGGTAAAATGGTACCATTTGCTGGTTATGATATGCCGGTACAGTACGAAATGGGCGTTAAGAAAGAGCATTTACATACACGTGCTCAAGCAGGGTTGTTCGATGTCTCTCATATGGGGCAATTAAAACTAGTTGGAAAAAATGCTGCCGCCGCATTAGAAACATTAGTGCCGGTTGATATTATCGATTTACCTCAGGGTAAACAGCGTTATGCACTATTTACCAATGATCAAGGTGGTTTGCTTGATGATTTAATGGTGAGCAACTTTGGTGACCATTTATTTGTTGTCGTCAATGCCGCCTGTAAAGCGCAAGATATTGCGCACATGCAAAAACACCTACCTGCAGATGTTGAAATAGAAATACTAGAAGGCCGCGCTTTATTGGCTTTACAGGGACCAAAAGCGGGTGAAGTATTAAAACGCTTATTACCTGAGTCTGCTGATATGGTATTCATGGATTCTCGTGTGGTAGATTTCGCTGGCGCTCAATGTATTATCGGCCGAGCTGGTTATACCGGTGAAGATGGTTTTGAAATCTCAATTCCTGGTGAACATGCAGAGCGTATTACTCGCTTAATGTTAGCTGAGGAAGAAATTGAGTGGATTGGTTTAGGTGCACGTGATTCTCTTCGTTTAGAGTCAGGTTTATGTTTATATGGCCATGATATTGACCAAACAACAACGCCAGTAGAAGCAAGTTTGTTATGGGCAATTAGCAAGATAAGACGCACTGATGGTGCACGTGCTGGTGGTTTCCCAGGCGCAGATATCATTCTTGATCAAATCGCAACAAAAGACGTTGCGCGTAAACGCATCGGTATGGTTGGTTTAGGAAAAGCCCCTGTACGAGAAGGCATCAAGTTATTCAATGCCCAAGGCGACGAAATTGGCGTAGTAACTAGTGGTACAGCAGGGCCAACTAAAGGCTCTCCTATTGCCATGGGTTATGTTCAAACTCAATATGCAGTATTAGATACGGAAATTTTTGCCGAAGTTCGTGGTAAAAAACTACCAATGCTAATTCAAAAAATGCCATTTGTTGAGCAGCGCTATTTTAGAGGCTGA
- a CDS encoding methyl-accepting chemotaxis protein yields the protein MKKMLGFRSALIVSMSGLIVFCLLVSNWMSYNEIRNNTVENVNETSQGMIRYEADKVETWFQSKAKLIDELANNYVNGSYQDNFVGIAKLAQTAGDVTAIYIGFDDGRAYSTSVGDAWVDGVAKPELYDPTKRPWYSQAKASNVLDITAVYPDATTGNDVVSIIKVMNDGVALADIELTILGDTVKGINQPGAISVITDEEGNVLASTSKIVVVGTPFRNAGMAELEREMLSQDEMMKDYTLNGVDKIAFTKSIELVNGKKWYLFVGIDKSVAYASLDTALNQAVISSIVMIIIGIAVLLLVLQALYRPILLLKEMVHDLSKGNGDLTSRLPVKNNDDLGLISENINLFIEKLQRLMLDVSQSSTEIDVSIKKLRDEVDSNGTILNAHMIETDQIVSAIEEMSVTAKDVAQNSNDTAAFTQTTNTQALKSKESVGEATAIVARLVNEVENTANSISEIERNTSDINNVLKVIGDIADQTNLLALNAAIEAARAGEYGRGFAVVADEVRALAAKTQDSTTEIEHTLLQLREGSSSAISTMGSTKSTCLEVAKSTEVVAGDLGSINESVSQINDLNLQIATAAEEQSCVSDEIARNMTAISDMANELVVNGNNSLDQTIELANANVNLKALVAQFKLS from the coding sequence ATGAAAAAAATGCTTGGATTTAGAAGTGCTCTGATTGTATCAATGAGTGGCTTAATCGTCTTTTGTTTATTAGTCTCCAATTGGATGTCTTATAATGAAATTCGAAATAATACGGTTGAAAACGTGAATGAAACATCCCAAGGCATGATTCGTTATGAAGCCGATAAAGTTGAAACATGGTTTCAGTCTAAAGCTAAATTAATTGATGAATTGGCTAATAATTATGTTAATGGCTCTTATCAAGATAATTTTGTTGGTATTGCTAAATTAGCGCAAACTGCAGGTGATGTTACTGCAATATATATTGGTTTTGATGATGGTAGAGCATATTCAACATCGGTTGGTGATGCGTGGGTTGATGGTGTTGCAAAACCTGAATTATATGACCCAACAAAGCGTCCTTGGTACAGTCAAGCTAAAGCCAGTAATGTATTGGATATAACAGCAGTTTACCCTGATGCAACTACAGGGAATGATGTTGTTTCAATTATTAAAGTGATGAATGATGGTGTCGCTTTAGCAGATATTGAACTTACTATTTTAGGTGATACTGTCAAAGGCATTAACCAGCCGGGTGCGATATCAGTTATTACTGATGAAGAAGGAAATGTACTGGCTTCGACTTCTAAGATTGTGGTCGTGGGAACACCTTTTCGTAATGCGGGCATGGCAGAGCTTGAAAGAGAAATGCTGTCACAAGATGAAATGATGAAAGACTATACCTTGAATGGTGTAGATAAAATTGCCTTTACTAAATCAATAGAGCTGGTTAATGGTAAAAAATGGTACTTGTTCGTTGGTATTGATAAATCGGTTGCTTATGCTTCTTTAGACACCGCGCTTAATCAAGCCGTGATCTCTTCTATTGTAATGATTATTATTGGAATTGCAGTACTGCTACTGGTTTTACAAGCGCTGTACCGACCTATTTTATTGCTTAAAGAAATGGTTCATGACTTGTCTAAAGGTAATGGTGACTTAACGTCTCGCTTACCTGTGAAGAATAATGATGACCTAGGTCTTATTTCTGAAAATATAAATTTATTTATTGAAAAACTACAACGACTAATGCTTGATGTTTCGCAATCGAGTACAGAAATTGACGTTAGTATAAAAAAACTTAGAGATGAAGTTGATTCAAATGGCACCATTCTCAATGCACACATGATTGAAACTGATCAAATCGTTTCCGCTATCGAAGAGATGAGTGTTACCGCAAAAGATGTTGCTCAAAATAGTAATGATACAGCAGCGTTTACGCAAACAACCAATACTCAGGCATTGAAATCTAAAGAATCGGTTGGAGAAGCCACAGCAATCGTTGCAAGGTTAGTTAACGAAGTTGAAAATACGGCTAACAGCATTTCAGAAATTGAACGAAATACCTCTGATATCAATAATGTATTGAAAGTCATTGGAGATATTGCTGATCAAACAAATTTATTAGCGTTAAATGCAGCCATTGAAGCCGCGCGAGCGGGTGAATATGGCAGAGGTTTTGCAGTGGTTGCTGATGAGGTTAGAGCTCTTGCTGCTAAGACTCAAGACAGTACAACAGAAATTGAGCATACCCTTTTACAATTGCGAGAAGGCTCTAGTTCTGCCATTTCTACCATGGGCTCAACTAAATCCACCTGTTTAGAAGTTGCTAAATCAACAGAAGTGGTTGCGGGGGATTTAGGCTCAATTAATGAATCTGTAAGCCAAATAAACGATTTAAATCTACAAATTGCTACGGCGGCGGAAGAGCAAAGTTGTGTCTCTGATGAAATAGCCCGAAATATGACGGCAATTAGTGATATGGCAAATGAACTCGTGGTAAATGGTAATAATAGTCTTGATCAAACGATAGAGTTAGCCAATGCCAATGTTAACTTGAAAGCGTTAGTTGCTCAGTTTAAATTAAGCTAA
- a CDS encoding cytochrome ubiquinol oxidase subunit I: MLETLMLSRIQFAANISFHILFPTITIALSWFLFFFKLRFVQTGEPVWMRAYRFWVKIFAITFAIGVVTGITMSFQFGTNWPKFMETVGNIAGPLLGYEVLTAFFLEAGFLGIMLFGMNRVSARVHTLATLIVAIGTTLSAFWILALNSWMQTPQGHEMRDGVAFPVDWLAIIFNPSFPYRLSHMVVASGLTAAFLVAGISAYRLLKGDDKQAPKLTLKIALTVAMFLTPLQIFIGDMHGLNTLEHQPQKIAAMEGVWHTEKGAPLLLFAIPDEQEKTNHFELAIPNMASFILTHDLQGEIKGLNEFEGNHPPVAPLFYAFRVMVGVGMLMLIISWAGRIQLWRNKPLPRWLLKVLVAMSFSGWLATLAGWYVTEIGRQPWLVTGILTVKDAATDIAPGNVALSLSLYLILYVVLMTAYLHTLFTMANRAVEIEEITDDEKVKPVIISMTAKENNYV, from the coding sequence ATGCTTGAAACGCTAATGCTGTCACGCATTCAGTTTGCCGCCAATATAAGTTTTCATATTCTCTTTCCAACAATCACTATAGCGTTAAGTTGGTTTCTATTTTTTTTCAAATTACGTTTTGTTCAAACTGGTGAGCCGGTTTGGATGCGCGCCTATCGATTTTGGGTGAAAATATTCGCCATCACTTTTGCCATTGGTGTCGTTACGGGCATTACTATGTCGTTCCAGTTTGGTACTAACTGGCCTAAATTCATGGAAACGGTTGGGAATATTGCTGGCCCGTTATTAGGTTATGAAGTATTAACCGCATTTTTCCTCGAAGCTGGTTTTCTCGGTATTATGTTATTTGGTATGAATAGGGTTTCAGCAAGAGTACACACTTTAGCGACCCTTATTGTTGCCATAGGGACAACCTTGTCTGCCTTTTGGATTTTGGCCCTTAACTCTTGGATGCAAACCCCTCAAGGTCATGAAATGCGCGATGGTGTTGCTTTTCCTGTCGATTGGTTGGCTATTATTTTTAACCCATCATTTCCTTATCGATTATCGCATATGGTTGTTGCATCAGGCTTAACTGCAGCCTTTCTAGTCGCCGGCATCAGTGCTTATAGATTACTTAAAGGTGACGATAAACAAGCGCCAAAACTGACACTAAAAATAGCTTTAACAGTGGCAATGTTTTTAACGCCCCTACAAATTTTTATTGGTGATATGCACGGGTTAAATACACTTGAGCATCAGCCACAAAAAATTGCAGCGATGGAAGGCGTGTGGCATACCGAAAAAGGGGCTCCGCTATTACTTTTCGCTATTCCAGATGAACAGGAAAAAACTAATCATTTCGAGCTAGCAATACCCAACATGGCAAGTTTCATTTTAACCCATGATCTTCAAGGAGAAATTAAAGGCTTAAATGAGTTTGAAGGTAATCACCCACCGGTGGCACCACTATTTTATGCCTTTCGAGTTATGGTTGGTGTTGGCATGTTAATGCTAATAATTTCGTGGGCGGGTCGCATACAACTTTGGCGGAATAAACCTTTGCCACGGTGGTTATTAAAAGTTTTAGTGGCCATGAGTTTCTCGGGATGGTTAGCGACGTTAGCTGGCTGGTATGTAACCGAAATAGGAAGACAGCCTTGGCTAGTGACGGGCATTTTAACAGTGAAAGATGCCGCCACCGATATAGCACCAGGTAATGTTGCTTTATCACTCTCCCTATATCTCATTTTATATGTGGTGTTAATGACCGCTTATTTACACACACTATTTACCATGGCAAATCGTGCGGTTGAAATTGAAGAAATAACAGATGACGAAAAAGTTAAACCTGTGATTATCTCAATGACAGCAAAGGAGAATAATTATGTTTGA
- the cydB gene encoding cytochrome d ubiquinol oxidase subunit II, whose amino-acid sequence MFEANSLAVIFVSLMGFSILLYAILDGYDLGVGILLPLTQKDDSDTMIASIGPFWDANETWLVLAIGLLLIAFPAAHSHIFKELYLPTAVLLISLVLRGVAFDFRAKAAFSHKPTWNKVFKVGSLLAAMSQGYMLGMYVMGFEDTLAAYVFSLLSAFGVAAAYAYIGACWLIMKTEGALQVQAVNWAKRTGILCFIGVVAVSAVNPLINPDVYAKWFAWPTTLYILPLPILCFALFVYSQQQLKLLPAQNDKGCWRPFVAAVIIFALCFFGLAFSFFPYIVPGKLTIWQSAAAPESLSFILWGAIIVVPVIISYTVFSYRVFWGKVQELRYH is encoded by the coding sequence ATGTTTGAAGCTAATTCACTGGCGGTAATTTTTGTTTCACTGATGGGATTTTCTATCTTGTTATACGCCATTTTAGATGGTTATGACCTAGGTGTTGGTATACTGCTGCCACTAACACAAAAAGATGATAGCGATACTATGATCGCCTCAATAGGGCCTTTTTGGGATGCTAACGAAACTTGGCTAGTACTAGCAATTGGTTTGTTATTAATTGCTTTTCCTGCAGCCCATAGTCATATATTTAAAGAACTCTATTTACCAACCGCGGTTTTATTAATTAGCTTAGTATTGCGCGGCGTGGCATTTGATTTTAGAGCTAAGGCGGCATTTAGCCACAAACCTACCTGGAACAAAGTATTTAAGGTGGGCTCATTACTTGCTGCCATGAGCCAAGGTTATATGCTTGGTATGTATGTGATGGGCTTTGAAGACACACTAGCTGCTTATGTTTTTAGTTTACTGAGTGCTTTTGGTGTCGCTGCAGCATATGCTTATATTGGTGCCTGTTGGTTAATCATGAAAACAGAGGGCGCGTTACAAGTTCAAGCAGTTAACTGGGCCAAAAGGACTGGGATTCTATGTTTTATTGGCGTAGTAGCGGTTTCTGCAGTAAACCCATTAATTAACCCTGATGTCTACGCGAAATGGTTTGCTTGGCCCACAACCTTATATATTTTACCTTTGCCAATACTGTGCTTTGCCTTATTTGTTTATAGTCAACAGCAGCTAAAACTCTTACCAGCTCAAAATGATAAAGGTTGCTGGCGACCGTTTGTTGCCGCTGTCATTATTTTTGCCTTATGCTTTTTTGGCTTAGCTTTTAGCTTCTTCCCTTACATTGTGCCGGGTAAGTTAACCATTTGGCAATCTGCAGCAGCGCCCGAGTCACTAAGCTTTATTCTTTGGGGAGCAATCATAGTAGTCCCTGTGATCATCAGTTATACCGTATTTTCATATCGTGTATTTTGGGGAAAGGTGCAGGAGTTGAGATATCATTAA
- a CDS encoding substrate-binding periplasmic protein produces MIKFLTGLILLLFASSTFACTESKSKLFLSKLHWVTEDYPPYNYLDESGRLVGAVPEILAMIYNELSIKKRGNNIIVLPWARLIMYMERYSDYGAFSMVTTPERANKFQLVPLPITTKISVLALTSNIDTLKNKTFDELTIAVVRGDIGQKLLNIQKNPAKQVETISAVSMLEMLLRKRVDAIAYSEDVTYYQLKKLGVEKSTITSLHLLKDDSDVNFVFHKDTSNCVIELFTKELATLNKNGKLQPVWKKYIQD; encoded by the coding sequence ATGATAAAATTTTTAACTGGTTTAATACTATTATTATTCGCTTCATCAACCTTTGCGTGTACAGAAAGTAAAAGTAAGTTATTTTTATCTAAACTTCATTGGGTAACAGAAGATTATCCTCCTTATAACTATCTTGATGAATCAGGTCGTTTAGTGGGAGCTGTACCTGAAATTTTAGCTATGATCTACAATGAACTTAGCATAAAAAAAAGAGGTAATAATATCATTGTTTTACCCTGGGCTAGGTTGATAATGTATATGGAACGTTATTCTGATTATGGTGCTTTTTCTATGGTGACAACACCAGAGCGAGCAAATAAGTTTCAACTTGTGCCTCTACCTATCACTACAAAAATATCTGTTTTGGCTTTAACGTCAAATATTGACACCTTGAAAAACAAAACTTTTGATGAATTAACTATTGCTGTTGTAAGAGGAGATATCGGTCAAAAATTACTAAATATTCAAAAAAATCCAGCGAAGCAGGTTGAAACAATATCTGCTGTCAGCATGTTGGAAATGTTACTACGCAAACGTGTAGATGCCATTGCTTACTCAGAAGATGTAACGTATTACCAACTGAAAAAATTAGGGGTTGAAAAAAGTACTATTACGTCTCTTCATTTATTAAAAGATGATTCAGATGTTAACTTCGTCTTTCACAAAGATACATCAAACTGTGTCATTGAACTATTTACAAAAGAGCTTGCAACACTGAACAAAAATGGAAAATTGCAACCCGTATGGAAAAAGTACATTCAGGACTAA